The genomic window AGCTACTCCAGACGCTCTTGAGCTTAACCAAAAAGTGCTATTCCTGAACCATACAGATGCAACTTCAGGCAGAGGATTCGGACAATACAAACTAGCTTTTGGTAAACGTGATATTGCTGCAGATGCAGAAGGTTCAGCACAAAAATCAGTTACTTTAACTGTACCAGGAACTGTAGCTAAAAAAGTAGGCGTATACAAAGCTGAAATCACTTGGTCAATCACTGCTGCGCCATAGATCGCAGAGTAAACAGAAATGATAGTAAAGTAATGAGTTCCCCCCGATTTTATCGGGGGCTCATTTCTGATTGAAGGAAGGGAAATTATTTTGAACAAAAAATGGTCAGTTTTTATTTGTTTTTTATACATATTTTCAGTACTAGGCATTACAATGACCGCTCATGGAGAAGAGAAATCAGAAGTTCTTAGCGGTGGTGGCTTCAGCTTTGAAGTGGTTCAGCCAGAGAATCAACGAGATAAAAATAAGGGCTACTTTGATTTACGGATGACTCCAGGGCAACAACAAACTGTCCAAATCAAATTGGTCAATCCGACAAACATAGAAACAACAGTGAGTGTCAAATTGAATGGGGCGAAAACCAACAAAAATGGGGTGATCGAATATGGACCAAGTACCATTGAAAATGATGCTTCGTTGATCTCCCCATTTGAAAATTTGGTCAAGGGACCGGATGAGGTCAAGATTCCGGCCAATAGCGAGACAACTCTGGATTTGGAAATCACTATGCCGACAGAAGCGTATGATGGGGTGATCACTGGTGGGATCGAGCTGCAGAACTTAAGTTCTGATGCGGAAGAAAATCAAACTGGAGCAGTTATCAATAAATATGCCTATTTGATTGGTATGGTTTTATCAGAAACCGATACAGAAGTGAAACCGGATATGGCATTAAACAAGGTCTATCCAGAGCTAAGCAATTACCGCAACTCGATTTTTGTCAACTTTTCCAATACACAGGCGGCCATTGTTGATGATATGACAATTGATGCGCAGATCAGTAAAAAGGGCTCAGATGAAGTTCTTTATGACACAAAGTCTGCTTCGATGCGTATGGCACCTAACTCAATGATTGATTTTCCAATTTCGATGCAAGGTGAGCGTATGATTGCCGGTGATTATACAGCCAAAATCGTGGTAACGACTGAAGCGGATCGATGGGAATGGACTGAGGAGTTTAAAATCACCGACGAGGATGCCGATAAGTTCAATGGAGAAGACCTAAATCTGCTGCAAGAACAAGGGGTTGATTGGAAGCTGATCGCTATGATCGTGGGCGGAGTCTTTCTTTTAGTCGTTATCGTATTTGTGCTGATTCGTCGATTTAGCAGTAACGGTAAGAAAAAGAAAAAGGGGAACAAAAAACAGTCAAAGAAGAAATCAGGGAAAAATTGAGAGATGAATGTGGAGGATAGATAGATGAGTGTATTGGATTGGCTATTTATAGGGTTACTGTCAAGTGCTATCCTCTTTCTGTTGTTTATGGTATTAACTGTGATAGGTACGTTTTTGACTGGGCGCAGTCTAAAGCAGTTGAAGAAAAAGAGAGTCAGGAATAAAAAAAAGCGGAAGAAGTTGAAACGTACGATCCGACAGTTGCAGGATAAACGAAAACGGCAATGGGGTAACGTCTTTCTCTTACTGATTCTTACACTCGGTCTTGGCGGTGGGGCATTTTATGCCCGCTACTATCAGGGTACGACGTTAAATGAGAGAGATTCCGATGGCATCGTTCAAGGGTACTATTTAGTAGAGGAAATCTCTGGTCAGCTGGAGAGTATTGACAGTGCAGAAAGCGCAACGAAGGTCATCAGTAACATCAAGGAACTGTCTGGTCGTTTGGCCAGTTATGGGTCGCGAAGAGCCAGTGCCCGATTGACGCTGGAGAACCAGCGCTTGTTAAACAAGCAATACACCTATATGAAAGAGTTGGGCATCAATATCAATGGCCAAGCAGAGTCCTTTTTAGACGATGAAGAGAAGCTGACAAGTTTCAAAGAGGATTTGAAACGAACGCAAGACCATCAACAGAAGGTCCTAAAGCAGTTTAA from Enterococcus sp. 9E7_DIV0242 includes these protein-coding regions:
- a CDS encoding DUF916 and DUF3324 domain-containing protein — encoded protein: MNKKWSVFICFLYIFSVLGITMTAHGEEKSEVLSGGGFSFEVVQPENQRDKNKGYFDLRMTPGQQQTVQIKLVNPTNIETTVSVKLNGAKTNKNGVIEYGPSTIENDASLISPFENLVKGPDEVKIPANSETTLDLEITMPTEAYDGVITGGIELQNLSSDAEENQTGAVINKYAYLIGMVLSETDTEVKPDMALNKVYPELSNYRNSIFVNFSNTQAAIVDDMTIDAQISKKGSDEVLYDTKSASMRMAPNSMIDFPISMQGERMIAGDYTAKIVVTTEADRWEWTEEFKITDEDADKFNGEDLNLLQEQGVDWKLIAMIVGGVFLLVVIVFVLIRRFSSNGKKKKKGNKKQSKKKSGKN